Proteins co-encoded in one Amphritea atlantica genomic window:
- a CDS encoding AAA family ATPase, which produces MYSNYFGMDEPPFSIAPNPRYLFLSKQHREALAHLLYGISSNGGFVLLTGEVGTGKTTVCRALLDQLPDNTDIALILNPKCDSEELLAAICDELHISYPKSEGTRLKDYIDALNDYLLDAHARGRNTVLILDEAQNLGVSVLEQIRLLTNLETDCSKLLQIVLIGQPELLTQLQQPELRQLSQRITARYHLGSLSRSELEAYVSHRLSVAGVQGRLFPVSTLNRLFRITKGIPRLINVVCDRALLGAFVERQNRVEVNTLTKAAGEVLGENNKTGMSLNLWQTVALLLLITTSLGWVYQSQLKTLSAPWLNRFNSSTIAAEAPPTAVPAVPAAPAVPAVPDKPLSTVLLATQTWPDNSGRERNQVYAYRSLFQRWGVEYDPRSHPIVCRYARELGYDCLFNSGSLDKLIELNRPAVVKLGNTFGDFYATLVAIQDDQAELLLDNQRLILPLSDLQPFWRETYTLFWKLPPNYSGMIQPGSQLDNVEWLSRQMALITGRPADNFRQDIYSPRLVKEVKAFQHSKGLLADGIIGPRTAIHLNSATSQSVPRLVQDG; this is translated from the coding sequence ATGTATAGCAACTATTTTGGAATGGATGAACCGCCGTTTTCCATTGCACCGAACCCCCGCTACCTGTTTCTGAGTAAACAGCATCGTGAAGCGTTGGCGCACCTGCTTTACGGCATCAGCAGCAATGGCGGCTTTGTCCTGCTGACCGGAGAAGTCGGAACAGGAAAAACCACGGTCTGCCGGGCATTGTTGGATCAACTGCCTGACAATACCGATATTGCCCTGATCCTAAACCCTAAATGCGACAGCGAGGAGCTACTTGCTGCGATCTGTGATGAACTGCATATCAGCTATCCAAAGAGCGAAGGAACGCGCCTTAAAGACTATATCGATGCACTGAACGATTACCTGCTGGATGCCCACGCCCGGGGGCGGAATACCGTTCTGATTCTTGACGAAGCCCAGAATCTGGGTGTCAGTGTTCTGGAACAGATTCGCTTGCTGACCAATCTTGAAACGGACTGCAGTAAACTGCTGCAGATTGTTCTGATCGGTCAGCCAGAGCTGCTCACCCAGCTGCAGCAGCCTGAACTCCGACAACTGTCCCAGAGAATCACCGCCCGTTATCATCTGGGTTCCCTGAGCCGTAGCGAGCTGGAAGCCTACGTCAGTCACCGCCTCTCCGTGGCAGGCGTGCAGGGTCGTCTGTTTCCGGTGTCCACCCTCAATCGCCTGTTTCGTATCACCAAAGGTATTCCCCGCCTTATTAACGTGGTGTGTGATCGGGCCTTACTGGGTGCGTTTGTCGAACGTCAGAATCGCGTAGAGGTGAACACCCTGACCAAAGCGGCCGGAGAAGTACTCGGTGAAAACAATAAGACCGGCATGTCACTGAACCTGTGGCAGACGGTGGCATTACTGTTGCTGATTACCACATCACTTGGCTGGGTATACCAGAGTCAGCTCAAAACCTTGTCCGCCCCGTGGCTGAACCGGTTCAACTCATCCACCATCGCAGCAGAAGCCCCTCCGACCGCAGTGCCCGCAGTGCCGGCAGCGCCCGCAGTGCCCGCAGTGCCCGACAAGCCACTATCAACGGTACTGCTGGCGACACAAACCTGGCCTGATAACAGTGGCCGGGAACGTAATCAGGTGTACGCCTACCGTTCGCTATTTCAGCGCTGGGGGGTGGAGTACGATCCCAGAAGCCATCCGATAGTCTGTCGTTATGCCCGGGAGCTGGGTTATGACTGTCTGTTTAACAGCGGTTCGCTGGACAAGCTGATTGAGCTGAACCGTCCGGCAGTGGTAAAGCTCGGTAATACCTTTGGCGACTTCTACGCCACCCTGGTGGCCATTCAGGATGATCAGGCCGAACTGCTTCTGGACAATCAGCGCCTGATTCTGCCGTTATCCGATCTGCAGCCGTTCTGGCGGGAAACCTATACATTGTTCTGGAAGTTGCCGCCGAATTATAGCGGTATGATTCAGCCCGGTAGCCAACTCGATAATGTTGAATGGCTGTCCCGGCAAATGGCACTGATCACAGGCCGGCCTGCCGACAACTTCCGCCAGGATATATACAGCCCACGGCTGGTAAAAGAGGTCAAAGCCTTTCAGCACAGTAAGGGACTTCTGGCCGATGGCATCATTGGTCCACGTACGGCAATACACCTGAACAGTGCAACCAGCCAGTCTGTTCCCAGATTGGTACAGGATGGATGA